The Aedes albopictus strain Foshan chromosome 2, AalbF5, whole genome shotgun sequence region AGTGCACTGTTGGAGTTGGGGAAGATAATAAAAATCATTGAATGTTTTACATTACAGTATGGATCCAGATCCCAGTCTAAGATCATCGTTCTGGTTGGTATCAGTGGGGCTCACTTCGATGTGGGTTTCCAACATTGGAGTAACCCCCGAGTGTGTTCAGCGATTCCTGACCGTACCTGATCTTTCAAGTGCCAAAAAGTATACTAAACGGAAAAACTCTCGAAGCCATCATTGTGTTAAACATCTCCTAATTTCAGAGCTGTATGGATATTCGGTATCGGGCATATTCTCGTAAAGGTGGGCTCCGTTTACAACGGATTGCTGATATTCAGCAAATATCATGACTGTGATCCCGTCCATTCCGGCTTGGTTAAGAAAAATGATCAAATATTCGCCTACTATGTTCTGGACGTAGCCCAAAAGATCCCCGGTCTACCGGGGTTGTTTGTGGTGGGAATTTTCTCCGCAGCCCTGTCTACGATGTCCACCAGTATGAACACCCTTTCCGGTACGATCTACGATGATTTTGTCAAGCCGCATTTCAAGTTCAAGGAATCCACCGCGAGTAATGTCATCAAGGCTATGGTCGTCTTCATAGGAGCCCTCTGCTTAGTTTTGGTATTTGTGGTGGAGAAATTAGGTAGTGTGTTTAGCTTGGCGATTTCTGTATCTGGAGTTACTTCGGGTACGCTTCTGGGAATATTTTTCTTGGGAATGTTTTCTCCGAAAATAAATGCAAAGGTAAACTATACGGTAGATTCGTATTATAAGGTATAGAAATAATGAAGATTTCATACTCTTAGGGAGCATTCTGGGGAGCAATCATCTCACTAGTCTCGATGTGTGTGATTGCTGCTGGAGCTCAAATGGAAATCTTCAATGGCAATCTCAAATATCAGAGTCTACCGCTGCATTACGATGGTTGTCCTGGATTCAATTCTACTGGGTAAGTATTCTTATATTGAAACGAATAAGTAGGGGGCCgttcataagccacgtagactttttggggggagggggggtctgaccaaagtctacgctccatacaaatttcattttttttttttgtatggacaaaagtctacgagggggagggggggtctgagatggccaaattttggtctacgtggtttataaacagcccCTATGTGTACAGTCACATCGGATCATTATTATTCTAGTTAGTTGAATTATAAAGCTTATCCAACAAACAGAAATTGCATTTTTGAATTCTTATACAATTTCAGATCGGAAACCACCTCCTTCTACGTCGACGCCGATGGACATGACAATTCCGAAGTTCCATGGGTATTCCGGCTGGGCTTCATGTACTATTCTCTGCTGGGCACAATCATAGCCGTTGTTGCTGGTGCAGTTATCAGCTACCTCACGGGAGGCCAGAAACAACCCGTTTCGGAACAGTTGCTAACCCCTTGGGTACGCCCATTGTATCGGAAAGTACGTTGCGTGGATGATTACGAATGTAGActgacaaaaaatcaactttacgCCATTAAGGAAGTGCAAAAAATGTGTAAATAGACAGTGCTGCGATTTGTGATTCTTTATTGTGTAAATAGTTCTAAAAATATTTCATGTTATTATTAAAGCCAATGTTACCGTTTGTCGGTCTTTGCCATCGTAGGTCTGACATAGGGTTTGTGTCCCAGCCGCTGACTGACGTACTGTTTCCTAATTTCTCTTAACTTTTTAGCTATAGATATCACTGTTTGGTCTGCTTCATCGAAATCTTTTTTCAGCGTTCCAGTAAACGTATCATGTAACCACTTCACTGATTTGTCGACATTTGCTTGGAATCCCTCTAAAACATATTTGGTGTGTCGATAGCGTGCTGGATTTACCATATCTGTCAACATGTATATCAACCCATGTTTGACAGCTGATTGCTGTCGAAGTGTTACGAAAGGAATTTCCACCTGTGGCAAGGCTGCCTGAGCAACTTCCAGCGCAATCAAGGAACCGTGGCAAACTGATCGACAATCTAGTGCAAGAGATATTTTCTCCGGAGCGGTAGACGTTTGGCCAACTAGACTCCAGTATTCCACTGCTTGTAGAAGCCCTTTCAGTGCAGCTCTCATCAACAGTCCAGCAGTTCGCCACTGCTCAGTGACTCCTCCTAAGCGATCTCGTATTTCACGTGCTGACTCCAGTTCCTCATCAAGATGCTGCTCCTGCGTCGAAACGTAAGCTCCATTGTTGGCGGTGACAATCAAACGATCCAACTCCAAGTAGAGGGCCTGGAGCCGTACAAAGCTCTGTCGAAGCTTTATTATTCGTGCACGAGCGTGATCGATAGTGTCGGTGTGATAGCTTCTGGCCTCGAGTCCCATCGCAGAGCGAGATATGCGGGCAATGAACTCCTCTTGACGTGCTGCCTGCACTGGATCCACTGCTATGTCCAGTTTTATGGCCAACTGTTAGAAGAACAAAGATGTAACCATCCATTACAGATCTTCGATAAACATGCAATGTCAGATCTACAGTCCTCTAAGAGGGAATAATACATACACGACGAACCTTAGCCGTGTCGTCTCTACCACGATTGGAAGCCGCTTCAGCAGTTTCTGAACTGGATAAACCTACTCCTCCATTCGGAACGTCATTTAATCGCACATCCAAAATCAAATTAGTATCATGATCGTACAACTCGCTGGTGGCATCGGATTTCTGGAATACAGTTTCCAGATGTTCAATCCACGCTTCCGCCGTCAAGAGACGAGGTCCAGGACTAGTACTCTCCAGCGCACATATTTCCTCGTCCAGTCGTTGATACGCCTGGGTTGCGGTTTCTATTGGCTattatcgcaaaaaaaaacagtttttcaaTTCCACTATCAACCCAGAACTCACAAACAACACGTTACCTTCAACACAGCGCTCTCCACAGGATACGAATCTTCCGGTAATCCAACAAAGGTCTTCGCGATCCTCCTCACCGGAGTGTTTCGAGCGAAGCTTTCTTCTTCGACCGCCGTGCTTGATGGGGTACATCCCATGGTACATCTCGCCAGCGCGCTTCCACTGATTCAACTATGCAGACACCCGCCACGCGAATCGTAATATCGATTGTTACAACAACCTGTACGGTGGCATGAAGACCTTCGCATAGCAGAGCCGATGCCCGCGCTTTATGTTTACTCAATCAATTCAAGGATGTGTGCACACATGAAGGTCGTGTCACTCAATGAGACGGCGAAGGAAAATCATTTTCCGCTTATGGGGTGTCACAGTTAGAACAAGCGCCCGCGTGTCAGTTGGTACATATATCATTCTGGTTCGGTGCATTGAGCCCGGCAGAGTAGCGTGTTGGACACGCGATTATCTGCGCTCGTCATCTATTCCGATACAACAGGATAAAGGAATAATTAACAGGAGCGTAGCAGAGCTGGTTGTTTGGACCGTTTTTAATGGTTGAGTAACTAATGTTATCGAACATTAATGACGGGCCGAAAAAAAAGTTGTTCCTAGCGATAATGCAAACTCTACTGTCATTTAGCTACGGCCGATTAGCTATTTGTGCCATTATTATTCATAACCTTGATAACAAATAGAATGCGCTTTGTATCTGGGGTTGTGACACATACAACCTGTCAATTTCAAAGGCATTCGAACGTAATAGGCTTTTTGCATCACGATTCGTGAAGCTGCAGGACACCTTCTACTGGTAAACCACGCTTGCAGTAATCAGCACGTGCGTGTCGGTAGCTAGTAATAGTGGGTGGTAGTTGGATGATTGATGCTTTGGTGAGAACTGATGATTCACAAAATAATGTGGGCATAATTTATGAGGGGCCATTCACATTTCCAAGAATCGTTCAAAGATTATAGACTTCATCCTTAATCACCGTGCCAACAATTTGGACGGTCCTTGTGCACTCGTTTTATTCGCTATATACCAGTACATAATAGCCAGACTTGAATCAAACCAAAAGCTGGACAGAATAACTAGTTGCCGGTTTAATTCTTGATTTGAAGCGCATGTGATGAATGTGGCAGAACAACTTATATATAAAAACTAACGAGAGCTACATCGATGTGGCCCCATTAAAGGCCACTACAGTATATTCGAAGCAGTCATTTACAGTGCGGTCGAAAACATCCCACGAAATGTGATGAAAGCTTTTGGAGAAGTACATATGACGCGGCACGTGGGCTATACATACTATAGCCGAAGCTGGAAACGCGCAGGTATTCAGCAAGAGCCTATCCGGTCCAGAAACTTCTCGTAATGGAAatctccttgacttccttgggcatagtgtatcttcgTGCCCGCCATGAGCAAACTCTGCACGAAGTACGGAGTTGAAGGCCTTATcgtcagggagtgcaactcgaAACGAGAATGCATGATCACGGCGAATAAGGGCCACTCGACGGGCGGGCCTAGATTTCCAAGTACGCGTGGAGAACGAAACAACCGACAACGGGAGCTGGGTAGCGAGTAAGCCAGTGGCAATCTGTACaaccgcggccgcgtaaatgaaaaccgggTAAAAAAAACCTGGCTGTACTACTGCAGCTGTTACCGTCCCAAGgaggccgatagaccagttctcatcTATGCTAGATTCGCTATCAAGCACACTAGTGCATTGAACTCCGTAGTCATcgcatcggtggagacttcaacgctagGGCGATCAAGTGGGATAAGTAGTCGCCCGACTAACACGAGAGGTTGGGCTCTATTCGAAGCTAAAGCTAGACCAGACCTAAATGTTTCGACCGTGGGTGACAAAAAAACCTGCAATAGGAATAGTGCAGAGTTCATCATCGATGTGACCTTCTGAAGGCCGGGTCTaagccctagctcagactggagggcCGACGATGTGTAAATGCATAGTGATCATCTGGcaattcgatacagggtggaacaagGGGTGGAACATGGAGGAGGAAGACGGCCGCAGCCGAGGGCCATTGACAGCGATCGAGAATGGCTGACCTTGCACTTCGATAGGCCGCCATTTGTGGAGCAATTGCGCATGGAAAGTAAAACCGACAATCTGTCTAGCAATGAGCTAGTCGGAACCCAAAGCCGTGCGCGACTCCGCAATGCCAAGGAGATCTCAGCTCAGAAATGCAAGCATACCAGTTTACTGGTGGTGTCCTAAGAGCTAAGagtagaatggagcgaagtggGGCCTACATGGCAGGTAAACTGATATTGAACAAGGAGATTatcgcgttgcgttgcgtggtaacagagtaattcgtagattacatactaaaagttgtcatgttaaaactttaatactcctattctaattgcttatggaatgctatttgggaaggaatagctatccaattagaggttgaagtaaaaagacatcagaacttccattgccggccacgcccatcttctccgttacgaggataggaaaggatgtgatgatcagagctgtagcgtggtcccacggcgcccttggcaagcatccagattggcgccccacgacaattagacattattattttgctaaatttgtttattcaaagttatgtgtacgttttcgaagttttcaaagaGTACGAAcagattttgcatttcaagaatcatacttagaccagcacaatagttaaaaatgacatttcaaattcttaaaatgtatgatgcatacatttctaaaggaaatcatagtttttttattttatttttaaaaatactgaattgaatttcaggagcattcagaaatcctcaaacgtttttactattttttggctatagcttcaactggttttaccagaatttcctAATAACTTCACCacaagtttcttctgaagttcaatcaaaatatttcttagaaaattttcagaaatcattagaCAAAAATGGATATGaagtaataccaggagaaattgttgaaggatgagtttttgttgaaatctctggaagaagtaAGCCAGctgcgatctgtacaaccggtcgaaTTCCACGTCGAACGAGGGTTTTGCAacagcgaagatcaacggggtaaaCTACTGCAGATGTTACCGTCCcaaggtggccgatagaccagttctaatctatgctagattcgctatcaagcgcactagtggattgaaatcggtggagacttcaacgccaggGCGATCAAGTGGGGTAGTCGCTCGGTTAGTCGAGTTAGTTAGTTTATGTAATGTTAGTAAGTTAGTTAGCAAAGTTGAGCTCTATTCGAAGCTAAAGCTAGACCAGACCTAAATGTCTCGACCGTggatgacaaaaaaaaactgcaataggaatggtgcagagttcATCATCGATGTGACCTTCTGAAGGCCGGGTTTAAGCCCAAGTTCAGACTGGAGGGCCGACGATAAGTATACGTACAGTGACCTGCTTGCGAtgcgatacagggtggaacatgTAAGAGGAAGACGGTCGCAGCCGAGGGCCATTGACAGCGatcgaggatggctgacctcgcgcttcgataagccgccATTTGTGAAGAAATTGCGCATGGAAAGAAAAACCGACGATCTGTCTAGCGATAAGCCGTGCATGCGACTCCGCAATGCCAAGGCGGCCTCTACTCAGAATTCGAAGCAACCCGGTTTACTGATGATGTCCTAGGAGCTAAGAGCAGAGTGGagtgaagtgaggcctacagagtGGCATTGAACAAAGATAATAATGCACGAAAGCGATCGTGCTTCGACAATCTcggccaggcagccaacacgaccctcTGAGCCTACAGAGTTGTCATGAGGACCAAAACGAAAGACGCGAAAACTGAGCATCAGCACCGAAAGGGAGAGAAAAACGCTAATGTTTTTActattgttgatgtttataaacaacTAAGCAAAAGATgattacaaattagaaccaacagcagatggcgcgcaggtgggcatgtttgggtgggcgtagagggtaggatctaccaccccttgtccaaacccgggaagccacctggcaacCCGTCGGcatcaatgagagtctaataggtgtggaagaagatacttcgtgtgcgtgagatccatgTTTGGTGAAAAGTATCTCACTaatacaagcaaagcgagctcggCTCCCATGTCAAATAGTggcgtcactatttgtgtttacatttttctctcCTTGCTAATAAAGAGCCGTCTCTTCTTCTCTTCTCTCATTGGAGTGGGTCATTCTGTCAAGACTGATGGTATATACCGAGAAACCAGGTGACTCTCGATTGAAACTGCAACCCACCCCGAATCCTAGGAATATGAACTACCAAAAGTCCACAAACCAGTGGGATCCACGACTTGGTAcaaaatagggcactgcatgaaattctctccttttctttcactcttatagaaattttgtgaacaacaagaCCAAGAAAcggcaaaatcccatacaaaatcaaaacaatgcagtgtgcgcagggccgtagcgtggtcccatgggcccttggcaagcattcagattggcgccctacgacaattggcttctttagcggtgttgagatgactccttaatctgcatgtcaaactgagccaaaatccaaaatttcatgaattttggtgcccgggaacctatttaaaaatcagttcgaAGTTTATGGgctcgatttgtcgaatcaccccttgttgcATTTTGTTAgggacggagctgtcaagcagttgcccagctgtcaaaatgtgatttcaaaaaatgtctgaaattgataaagttctaaaaatctaaaaaaaaataatagtaggTGCTCTTTCTTTAAAGGTTTGATTTTGGTGTTCCGAAGAAACAGATTTTCcccgaatttttattttttcttagaGTATTTTTCAGTTGTGTATTTCTTTGGGAGTTTGAAATGACCTTTTTAATtgttattaaaatttaaatttgctTTACCAAATAATTTTACCAATGGCTTCCtctgaagtttaatcaaaatatttcccagaaaaaagtgaattttcagTTATCATTAGACGCATCATGGACATGGAAGAATGccgggaaaaattcctgtagaactcTCTTTATAagttttttgttggaatctccagaggaattccagctggaatcactcaatgaacttctgaaactctggaggagttcctgcatgaatatttgaaggaatacctgatgaaaacccgggaaacatttcagccagaatattcaattcctggaaatcctcaaACAGTCTGTGAAAAATTGGctgtaagaatttgtggaggcccactggaaatatttttaaaagaatttttgaagtaattcctgataaaaaaaaaaaaacttaaggattctctggaggatattctaaaaatctccagaaggttttacgaagaaatccctggaggaatttctgaagaaatccgtgttaGGCTTCCaaaaaaaacctttggagaaattgtggatgaaatcaatggcggattttctaacggaatacctggggaaatttatgaaaaaaaaatccaagtccatgattttctggaagagtttATGGGAAAACTCATGGTTTTATAGAGGGACtcaagcagaaatttatggagaaatctttagtgaacatggaataattttggaagaaatcaatgGTAAATTTTCTAAGCGATGTGAGAGATTTCTTCTCAgatgcatttctgaaaaaatcctggatgggatttctaaaggaatctctctaTAGGAAGGACTCTTCTataggaaaaaatgtgaaatagaagTATGGAGAAATAGAAGCTTAAGCCCCCAGAAAATTtatagaatctgtggagaaatttctgaaggtatcttgaaagaaattttcaaatttatccacgaacgattttttgaaagaattttttaaagaaaatccttagaaaaatattagaaaaaaacctttaatcaatttctgaataaattactaGATAACTTCTGAATGTctccctagaggagtttctataggtatctatcgaaaaatttcgagagaaatcttcagaagaatttttgattttctgttttgagtttctgtgagaatttctggaagaattgtttgagaatttttgaaagaaatccctagtagaatttctgaaagaattattaagagattttctgaaggaaacctagcaGGAATATgcgaagaaatactcaaaatctataaaataaaatatcacCATCCTATTTTCTTCTagtcttaggccttttcggcgcccaacttggccaaccgcacgctacggctctgcctatAACCCAGTAGGTACTTGTCAAAATCGTTGGGAAAATGGAAAATTATTTGTGTTAATTCTATTGGAGTGACGTGACGCAGCTCGACTCGCATATCTAGGCgaaaaatctcgactcgaatgaaatGATTCTCTATTTGATTTACACAGCGAGTCATCTCATTCGAGCCGAGATTTCTCATATCACTATGCAAGTCGAGCTGCGTTACGTCACTCCACTCGAGGGATTCTTGCGGGGACTGTACTTAGAATGTTTTCCTCATAAACTGTTCATAGTTCTGCTAGCACTTGATCGAGGAAATTacactattttgtatgaaaatgttgTGATCCGGACTGAAAGTAAAATCGATGGCTAACTTAACCCATTTTAAGAGTTAGTAGAATAAAGGGTACAAAATACTCGATTTTTCGTTTGAAAAAATTTACAAATTAGAAAACACACCAAAGGCCCATGTAATGGGTACTTGAAAACTAGCGTGAATTGAAATAGGAATTGGAAATTTGCATGGTTATGGTTGGAACTgggaaatgtcatgacattttttccatgaagttccgtgacatttcccatccctgcttaCATCAGCCGCAAAGAATAATCACCACAATTTTTAAGTGTTTTGTTTCATGGGATGGGAGAATGAATAATCAAAAACATCGCTACTAAATCCACATTTGAACAGCTTCTGCGCCTAATCTAATCatcaaaaaattaaacaaaaaatccaGAATACGTTTTTATTCCAATATACCAAATAATTTAACTTAATAGATCACGAATCGGTTACAAAGTCTAAAGTTCACTGGGTGAGTTTTCATAAGAATAGCATTGAGACCATACGTCCTATAATGACATATGACAAACAACCGCCAAGGGTCGTTGAATCACTACCTGTAATCTTTTCACGCACGACATACGTGGAACATTCTCATCAGGAAAAAGGACCACATGTCCCGGCTGAATGGGAGATCCACGAATCTGAAAAGTGGCAGTATTGTCCATAGTTTTCAGTATCAAATCCTAACCTACAAAATATCTATCATAGTTATTTTTGCTCAATTTTCGTTTCTTTTTCACAATTCACTGTTTAGGAATATATTCGTTCTCGTAGGGCAAGTCTTATCGGGATTCATCTTCTTCAAATGTTAGTTT contains the following coding sequences:
- the LOC109420524 gene encoding sodium-coupled monocarboxylate transporter 1; the protein is MTMESPPEEVAQARLWFNTIDYVIFFAMMGLSALIGLYYGFFAKQKQNNTAEYLLGSKQMKVFPVAMSLTATHVSAVTMLGVPAEMYRYGIQYWACSISGLIVTIFMVYVFLPVFYELQTSSCYAYLEQRFSKRVRSLASFLFMLYCLLNTPVIIYTPAIAFSQVTGINLHIITPVICCICIFYTTFGGIRAVIWTDTLQFGAMILALCVVMTLGTLQLGGFINIFTIAEEGGRLIWFNMDPDPSLRSSFWLVSVGLTSMWVSNIGVTPECVQRFLTVPDLSSAKKAVWIFGIGHILVKVGSVYNGLLIFSKYHDCDPVHSGLVKKNDQIFAYYVLDVAQKIPGLPGLFVVGIFSAALSTMSTSMNTLSGTIYDDFVKPHFKFKESTASNVIKAMVVFIGALCLVLVFVVEKLGSVFSLAISVSGVTSGTLLGIFFLGMFSPKINAKGAFWGAIISLVSMCVIAAGAQMEIFNGNLKYQSLPLHYDGCPGFNSTGSETTSFYVDADGHDNSEVPWVFRLGFMYYSLLGTIIAVVAGAVISYLTGGQKQPVSEQLLTPWVRPLYRKVRCVDDYECRLTKNQLYAIKEVQKMCK
- the LOC109407434 gene encoding uncharacterized protein LOC109407434 isoform X2; translation: MGCTPSSTAVEEESFARNTPVRRIAKTFVGLPEDSYPVESAVLKPIETATQAYQRLDEEICALESTSPGPRLLTAEAWIEHLETVFQKSDATSELYDHDTNLILDVRLNDVPNGGVGLSSSETAEAASNRGRDDTAKLAIKLDIAVDPVQAARQEEFIARISRSAMGLEARSYHTDTIDHARARIIKLRQSFVRLQALYLELDRLIVTANNGAYVSTQEQHLDEELESAREIRDRLGGVTEQWRTAGLLMRAALKGLLQAVEYWSLVGQTSTAPEKISLALDCRSVCHGSLIALEVAQAALPQVEIPFVTLRQQSAVKHGLIYMLTDMVNPARYRHTKYVLEGFQANVDKSVKWLHDTFTGTLKKDFDEADQTVISIAKKLREIRKQYVSQRLGHKPYVRPTMAKTDKR
- the LOC109407434 gene encoding uncharacterized protein LOC109407434 isoform X1 → MGCTPSSTAVEEESFARNTPVRRIAKTFVGLPEDSYPVESAVLKPIETATQAYQRLDEEICALESTSPGPRLLTAEAWIEHLETVFQKSDATSELYDHDTNLILDVRLNDVPNGGVGLSSSETAEAASNRGRDDTAKVRRLAIKLDIAVDPVQAARQEEFIARISRSAMGLEARSYHTDTIDHARARIIKLRQSFVRLQALYLELDRLIVTANNGAYVSTQEQHLDEELESAREIRDRLGGVTEQWRTAGLLMRAALKGLLQAVEYWSLVGQTSTAPEKISLALDCRSVCHGSLIALEVAQAALPQVEIPFVTLRQQSAVKHGLIYMLTDMVNPARYRHTKYVLEGFQANVDKSVKWLHDTFTGTLKKDFDEADQTVISIAKKLREIRKQYVSQRLGHKPYVRPTMAKTDKR